One Methylobacterium sp. NMS14P DNA window includes the following coding sequences:
- a CDS encoding response regulator: MAPARAPIRDEVMGDEDLRGEVGAFARQALMELGYRAAWVEDAQAALAGIEASAPRYEVVFSDVAMPGMNGVDLAREIRRRRPCLPVVLTSGYSRILASEGADGCPLLGKPYAVADLGRAPRRALRERSWPPSG, from the coding sequence TTGGCCCCGGCCCGCGCGCCGATCAGGGACGAGGTCATGGGCGACGAGGATCTTCGGGGGGAGGTCGGCGCGTTCGCGAGGCAGGCGCTGATGGAACTCGGCTACCGAGCCGCCTGGGTGGAGGACGCGCAGGCCGCCCTGGCCGGGATTGAGGCGTCGGCCCCGCGGTACGAGGTGGTCTTCTCGGACGTGGCGATGCCCGGGATGAACGGGGTCGACCTCGCCCGGGAGATCCGCCGCCGCCGGCCCTGCCTGCCCGTCGTCCTCACCTCGGGGTACAGCCGCATCCTGGCTTCGGAAGGCGCCGACGGCTGTCCGCTGCTGGGCAAGCCCTACGCGGTCGCCGACCTCGGCCGGGCCCCGCGCAGGGCGCTGCGGGAGCGTTCGTGGCCGCCTTCCGGCTGA